From the Planctomycetota bacterium genome, the window AATGGAATTCCGTTACCAAGACCCCATTCTTGGTAGAACCGATCATTTCATCTATTGAAGAATCTCCGGCAGCCAAAATAAGATTAGTCGGCATGGGGCCTGAAGGATTCGGCTGAGGCAATCCATGCCCTGTAGTGACGGTTTTCGCCTTAAGAGCTGTCTCCCGGTCATATACGACATTTTTCGCAATCCCTTTATCAATCAACACCACTTCTTTTTTAGGCATGCCTTCGAAATCAAAAGGCGCGCCCATTGCCTGTGGATGATATACGTTATCAGAAATGGTTATATTTTTACCTATTACCTGTTTCCCCATTTTACCTGACAAAAAACTTCTTCCTTCCTGAAATGTCAAAGCGCCTAACCCGCGCCATGCCATAAAAAGCATAAAATTACTCACGGCCGCAGGCTCCAAGATAACCGTATAATGGCCGGCCGGCAAGGAAACCGGATTCTGGCTTTTTAACGCCTTTTCAATCGCCTGACGCGCAACGGCAAGCGTATTAATCTGGCTGGCATCTTTATTATGGGCTTTTGCCCAACCGCTGCTGTCATTAGTCAAAGCGGTTAACGAAAACTCAGCTTCGCTACCTTTGTGATAGGCGAATAATCCGTGTGAATTTGCCAGCGCCAGACAGGAAACAGTATTGGAAAATATGCCGGAGCCGTTCAAGCCGTGCTTTTCACACTCCCCCACAGCCATCCGGATTGCCTCGGTCCGGTCATGAGGGCTCACCTGTCCGGTCTTTTCGACATAGGCATTAACCTCACGGTAAGACTGCTTTTTAGGGAGGGGAAGTATTTTCCGGTCGGCTTTCTGGTAAGATACCAGCTCGGAAGCGTCTGAAATCAATTTCTTAAGAGATTCCTCATCTATCCGGTTAGTCATGGCGCGTGCAACCTTGCCGCCCTTTATCAGGCGCACCGTAAGCTCGGTTATATCGCTTTCGTGGACATTCTGGGTAATTACATTATTGGCATAGCGGGTGAGCGATTGATTATAATTAAGTAAAATCACTTCGATTTCATCGGCAGCATTTTTCCCGTTTATTTTCTTTCGTCCATACGAAAATATCTTATCGGTGAGTTGTTTTACATCTTCGCGAGCCAGCATCATTATTCTCCTGTAATATAAATATTTGAATTTTTTATTTTACTTACTTTATAAAAGGCTTTCAAGTAAATTCGCTTCTATAAAAAGCGAAAAGGGTGTTGTGGCGTGAGATCCGCTATTGCTTAAATTCAACGGCCAATTTGAGGCTTCCACTGCCTTCCACGGCGCTCGGCCTGCCCATGGAACACGGCTGGACTCCGCCGATGGAAATATCAGAATAAAAATCAAGCTTGATGAATTTCCCCTTGGAAACCAGGAAATGAGCCGTTCCGGAAAGGGCAATCGTTTCTTTCAAACCCTCTTCTTCGGCTTTTAACACACCGGTAATTTCGATAATAGCCGTTTCATCCCCTTTAATCTTCTTGACTTCTTTCAAGGTGCAGATAACCACGGCGTCATCAAATCTCGGCTTTATACCGGGGTCAAGAGCGCCATGGTGAATCCCCCTTGCCCTGGTCGATGTAAAATTAAAAACTGAGAGCGCGGTTGAAGACACCACATCCCATTTATCACCACGTTTAACCTTGTTTGCCGGCAGGAATAAAAGGAAATTATTGTCATCCGGGAGTGCATTATTTTTTATTTCATCACTTATTTTATCCTTGGTTTCACGTTTTACCATCCCGTCTTTTATTTCGATAGCTATTGTTTTACCGTTTAACTCATCAGGCTTGCTGTTTGGCTTTTTCTCCAGCACGTTCACGGTTGATTTAAGATATTTCCGCTCTGCCTTTATAATATTAGTTTCTTTTACCTCGATGATTTTCTGGGATATTGTCTGTTCAACTTCTTCGTACACTTCGACCGGCGGGTGGCGCGGCATATTTGGAATTTTCTCGGAAAGCTTCAACTGCCTTTTATACATAACGGTCTGTGTTTGCCCTTTGGCGATTGTTCCTTTCAACTCGTATCCTTTATCGTCGCCTTCCCCTATCAAATAAATATTATAAATACTTATGCTTAACAGGAGAGTGGCAATCGCGCTAATGATTAAACTTAACCGTTTTTTCATATTACAAATCAACAAGACGTTTTCCCGGATTTCTTACCACCAAGCCAAAGGCAAAAGGCTACCCCAATTAATCCGACTCCGGCAATAATAATGGCAATCGAAACATTCGGAGTCCCTGATAAACTTTGTTCAGCACCCCTCACAATAATCGGCGCTTCAGACGCAAAAGCGAAAATAGGACACATCTGCTTAACACATGTTAATGTTGTCATATTTCCTCCTCCTTTAAAATGCCTTGCCTTAAAACGCCCTTATTTTAACCTTATCCTTTAACAAGTCAATAATTTAATAACGGTTTTTTGGACGTGTTGCCTTTGATGCGGTGCAAACGGCAAACCAGAATGCTTGATTTATATAAGCAAAACCTGGCCCTCCGGATTATTTTTTATCCATTTGACGTGAGACAATCGACATGAAAGGCCATATAAACTCTTTAATCTGCAGTTCCCATTGCTTTCCGTATAAATGGATCAGCATATAAAACAATAATTTATCTGCAAGGTCTCCTTTTACCATAGTGCCACCCCCAGAACCCGCAATCCGGCTGAATACTTTTTCGACATTTTCATCCTGTCCGACAAAGCAAGTGGAAATCGAATATGGCTTGCTATCTTTCCTGTCGTCTTTGCTGTCGGCTTGGTAATTCGGGCTTTTTTCCATGGTTAAATCACGGGCATTTGACGCCAGCCAACAAGTCTTATCTATATCATTCTGATAGGGAAAAGCATCGCCTATGATAATTATGATTTTATCAGCCGATTCGCGCCAAACCATTTTAGCATTTAACAAAGCCAGCTCTAATCCCTTATACAAGTTTTCTTCCTCAGAATTACCTCCGCCGCCGGCTTGAAGGCCGTCAATTGCCCTGATGATTTTAACGCTATCGGCTGCCAAAGGAACTGTTACCTGGGCGTCATCCCAATACTGGACAAGCCCTAAACGCAATGACGGGGAAATATTTCTTAAAGCATAACAAATAGTCTTCATGGCATCCTTAGGTATTAAGTCTTTCATGCTTAGCGTAGTATCAACAACAAATACGCAGTCCAAGCTCGATCCTTCCGGTTCTTTTTGCCGTATTTTCTCATTCGTATTTACAGGAATATTAACTGTTACCGAAGTCGCCTTCCCCGGCGATTTGTCACTCTTTGAACCGTCTTTATAATTATCTTTCTGTTTTTCCCACCATTTACACCAATCACGGTAATCGTTGATACTGGATATTTTATTAAAAATAGCTTCTATGGATTTACGATAAAAACCGTCTTCCTGTTTATACCAGAAATCGTTTAAACTGGTTATAACATCCTTACTTAAACTTTCTTTAAGCACTTCAGACGGAAATTTGCTTAGCGCCGACAAGGCATAATAAACCAAATTGCGGTTTGAATCGTGATTCGGCAATATTTTGGCAACGACTTCGGCGCTTTCCGGTTCTGGAATCTCTTTCAACGCTAAAGCGGCCAGGGCCTTAATAACCCAAATATCGCTTTGAGTCCCTAAATAAATCTGCTTTAAGCTGTCAATCCGCCCGGATGAGCTTTCTTTCTCCTCTTCTTTTTTCTCCGACTCATCAATGATTTCTGTTATTTCCTTATCGTCTTTAAATGCTTCTTTTATCTCTTTGGGGATCCCTGTTTCTTCGGCCTGGCTATAATCAAATGTCCATTGGGCAGCAATCCATGGTTCTTCATCAGGAAAAAGTTTTTCAATAAGACATATTTTAACAGGCAATAAACTATTTTTATCCACCCATATTTTATAGTTAAAAAGTTGTTCTTCATTCGACTCGTAAACGAGACTTATCAACCTGCATTTTTTATCGCCTACTGATTCTTCAATCGGAGTTTCCATCTTGTATTCTTTCATCAGCTCAGATATAATCCATTCATAAAAACCTGACGCCAGCAACTGACGACATTTAACGGAATCAGCCGTCGCAGTAAAAACCCTGCCAGTTTTTATATTATAAATCTTGTCTTTTATGAGATATTGCGGCTCTTCCAGCGTTAATGCGGGAATAACACTGTCACAAAAAAAGTCTTCACAGCAGTTCTTTCCCATTTCCATATAGACTACACCGGGAAACATCCAAAAACCATTTAAACGAGGAACCAACTTCTTTCCCCCGGAATCCGGATCATGCAAAGAATATTTGATCGCGAAACGATATTTTCCGGATTCTTTCATCTTGGCAAAAGTCATGCTAATGCATTCTGGTAAAGTGACGAGCTGTTTAATGATATTATCCAATCTCATTTTGACCTCGGGGTCTGTAGCTTTTTTCAACTCTTCCGCCAGCGTAATGTAAACAGAAGCGCCCATTTTAACAAGTTCTTCCTGGGCTTTTTCTCTGGTTTCCCATTCATCATCACTTAATTGCGTGATTAACCCCCTAACCTTCGCCTCATCCTTCGCCTTGTCTTCCGCTAAACCAATGCCATTGATAGCAAGCATAGCACCGGCAACTATCAAACTTATCAATAATTCTCTCATATTCCTGGAACAAATTAGGCTATTTATTCTTCCCTTTGCCCTGGCCCGGATTATCCTCGTCAAAATGACCGGAATCGTTGCCATGGCCTTTATCATTATGCGTATTCTCGCTATCCGGCTGAGAAACATCAGGACCGGTTTGTTTATCAGTGTTTTCTGTCTGGCTTAGTTCGGATACGGATTCCTCCCATTTTGTGGTATCAGCAGCCTCACCTGAAACGCCATCCGTCGCGGGGGAAGATTCGTTTTTCCTGTTTTCCAGGAAGCCTTTTTTAGTATTTCTTTCTTTCCTATACGGCTGTTTTTGATGTGTCTCCTTTTTTCCCCTATTCGCGTCATAATCAGTTACATACACCGGATTATAAGCATAGAAATCATTATCAGGCACAATATCTTCTGAATAAGCCGATGCCTTAGTGGAAAAACCGCTTCCGTCTTCATAGTTGTATTCAAACTCAAAACTACCTCCCCGCCTTTTCCTAGCATACAAATTCGGGTTATGCTGGGCGGTAAGCGCGGAAACCACGGCCATGCGGGCCGTCCGTTCAAATAATTCCTCTTTCTTCTTTTGCTCTTTTTCCTTTGCCTGTATTTTTTCCTTGGTTTCTTTTAACTTAGTCTGTTCAACCAAGAGTTCTCTGGGAACCCATTTCCCATCCTGCTTGATAAAGCCTTTCGCTATCATATATTCATCCTCGGTCACCCATTCGCCGTCAAGCTTTTTAAAACCTAAAGCGCGCCGGGCGCCTTCGTGATCCGGATTTATGGTAATAACAAACTCTAATTCTTCCTGCATCTTGGATTTCCATCCCTGTTTCTTACACCATAAAGCTAATTTATAATGGCCTACCGCATCATCTTCGGCTATATCCTTCAGCTTTTCCGCATACATTTCCGGTATGGTCTTCTGGGGAACGATACGCAGGATACGGTATTTCGGGATAACAACCGACCAGGCAATCGTTTCCAGCCTGATGTTATCATCATCTATCTCGGTTACCTTGCCGTTGTATTCCTCCCCGGTATCCAGCTGGACTATATCGGCTCTCACACATTCAGCACCGTTTGGAATAATCGGCATAAAAGAAAAGAAAAGCAATGCCACTGACACCAAACTCGCCTCTAAAACTCTTTTATCCATAACTCCCTCCTCAATTATTATATAATAAGCTACTTCAATATTCTATAATAAGCAAAATACGTGCCAAGGAGGGAAATATTGACTCGATATCAGTGTTTTTAAGCCAGAAATGCGTTATATTAAGTTTAGAGAGTTTTCTATCAGGGAACCACTAAAAAACACGTAAACCAATTTTACATCCTGTCAATCAGATTTACACCCTGGTTTTCCATAATAAAAAAGCCCGCCATAAAGGCGGGCTTTTCACCTAACTCTTTTATTTATTAGGGTTCTATTTATTTGCCATAGTTAATCTTACTAATAACCACTCCGCTAAGGAGTTTCGGGAAGAAATCGGTTGATTTCTGCGGCATGCGCTCGCTTCGGCCGGCAATCTTCCTGACTTCATCCACCTTGGTCGGATTTAAGAGGAACACCATCTGATAAGGGCCTTTTTTCAGCTCATCAATCGCCGCGTCTTCTCCGCGGATATAATGGACGTTCTCCTCTTTGGCAACGCTTTCCCGGCTTATCCCGAGAATCGTTTCCAGAATAAGCGAATGCAAAACCGTCACGTCCAGTTTCTTCCAGTCATCCGAATGTTTCTCTTTCACTATCTTCTGCATTATCTTCTCATCGCGCAGGACTAATAACGTATATTTATTTAAGCCTTTAGCGACCAAGCCGATGCAATGCTTGCGCATACCCATATGCTTTAAGCTGTGTATAAAATCAGCCCTTACTATCTTTTCATCTACCGGAGTGAAATATGGATATTCTTTAATCTTAAAATACTTAATCAGCTTCTTCTGGAAATTGACAAACGAGAAGTTCTTGAGGCCGAAAATCAGGCGATGGGTCGGCAATACCGTCAGCCCCTTGACATCATCCATATTAACGAATGTCATCATCCGGTTATTATAGGATTCC encodes:
- a CDS encoding VWA domain-containing protein, which translates into the protein MRELLISLIVAGAMLAINGIGLAEDKAKDEAKVRGLITQLSDDEWETREKAQEELVKMGASVYITLAEELKKATDPEVKMRLDNIIKQLVTLPECISMTFAKMKESGKYRFAIKYSLHDPDSGGKKLVPRLNGFWMFPGVVYMEMGKNCCEDFFCDSVIPALTLEEPQYLIKDKIYNIKTGRVFTATADSVKCRQLLASGFYEWIISELMKEYKMETPIEESVGDKKCRLISLVYESNEEQLFNYKIWVDKNSLLPVKICLIEKLFPDEEPWIAAQWTFDYSQAEETGIPKEIKEAFKDDKEITEIIDESEKKEEEKESSSGRIDSLKQIYLGTQSDIWVIKALAALALKEIPEPESAEVVAKILPNHDSNRNLVYYALSALSKFPSEVLKESLSKDVITSLNDFWYKQEDGFYRKSIEAIFNKISSINDYRDWCKWWEKQKDNYKDGSKSDKSPGKATSVTVNIPVNTNEKIRQKEPEGSSLDCVFVVDTTLSMKDLIPKDAMKTICYALRNISPSLRLGLVQYWDDAQVTVPLAADSVKIIRAIDGLQAGGGGNSEEENLYKGLELALLNAKMVWRESADKIIIIIGDAFPYQNDIDKTCWLASNARDLTMEKSPNYQADSKDDRKDSKPYSISTCFVGQDENVEKVFSRIAGSGGGTMVKGDLADKLLFYMLIHLYGKQWELQIKEFIWPFMSIVSRQMDKK
- a CDS encoding TldD/PmbA family protein, which encodes MMLAREDVKQLTDKIFSYGRKKINGKNAADEIEVILLNYNQSLTRYANNVITQNVHESDITELTVRLIKGGKVARAMTNRIDEESLKKLISDASELVSYQKADRKILPLPKKQSYREVNAYVEKTGQVSPHDRTEAIRMAVGECEKHGLNGSGIFSNTVSCLALANSHGLFAYHKGSEAEFSLTALTNDSSGWAKAHNKDASQINTLAVARQAIEKALKSQNPVSLPAGHYTVILEPAAVSNFMLFMAWRGLGALTFQEGRSFLSGKMGKQVIGKNITISDNVYHPQAMGAPFDFEGMPKKEVVLIDKGIAKNVVYDRETALKAKTVTTGHGLPQPNPSGPMPTNLILAAGDSSIDEMIGSTKNGVLVTEFHYTNLVEPMQLVLTGMTRNGTFLIENGQITKGIRNMRFTEGVVKALSNVEMISRDSKYQNAFFGGGFVVPALKINDFNFSSETKF